The Nocardia vinacea genome contains the following window.
CATGGCAGATCCAGGCTGGAGATACCGGACGCGTTGCCGGTGTCGGTGTTCTTGTAGTTGGCCGCGGTGACGCCCAGCTTGTCGGCAAGGGAAGTCAAGGCCTGCATGAGTTGTGTTCCGCCGTCGTGGGTTTCGGTCCACCCGGTGGCGAATTCGTCGGCCGCGTCGCCGGTCCAGTCGGATGTGAGTAGGGTCTCGACCTCGCGGGCTGCGGAATCGAGGGCCTGTTTCATGGTGTCGGCGATGTTGTAGACGTACTGGCCGATCGCCTGCACATCATCAGGCACAACAGACAGATTCTGGTTGGAAAGCCCCCCGGTAGCGCTCATCACCCGACCATAACGGCGCTCTGCCTCAAGCGTCCATACGGTTGCGGGCTATGTCGGTTGCTCGGCAGCCGTCTCCCCATGCCGATCGGCACTCGACCAGATCGCCGCCACTGAAAAAGCCGGTGCCCAGGTCCGCTCGTGGCATCGCCAGCTAGTGGTAGGTGGCAGAGTAAAGCAAGGTCGAGACCGTCATTGGGCAAACGCGCTACGGGTTGTCGCGGCGGTGAAGGCTGACCATTCGGCTGAGGTGAGGACCAGTGCGGGGCCGGATGGGTTCTTCGAATCATGAACGCCGACATAGCTGTTCGGGAGAAAGGCGACTTCGACACAGTTCGAATGGGCACCGCTGCGGCTGCTCTTGAACTATGTCGAGTCCGAGAGATTGGCCATAGGGTGCCCCTCCGAGATCAGTGGTCGAACTCTCCGCGAGTCGTCGCGGCGGTGAAGGCCGACCATTCGGCTGGGGTGAACATGAGTGCGGGGCCGGATGGGTTCTTCGAATCGCGAACGCCGACAAGGGTGTTCGGGAGGAAGGCGACTTCGACGCAGTCTGAGCTGCCGCCGCTGTGGCTGCTCTTGAACCAGTCGGCGTTGGTCAGATCGAGGTTCACGCGTACTCCAAATGCGTGAGTGGGACTGTCAGCGGTCGAACTCGCCACGGGTTGTCGCGGCGGTGAAGGCTGACCATTCGGCTGGGGTGAAGACCAGTGCTGGGCCGGAGGGGTTCTTCGAATCGCGAACGCCGACAAGGGTGTTCGGGAGGAAGGCGACTTCGACGCAGTTTTCAGCTGCGCCGCTGTGTCGACTCTTGAACCACTCGGCACCGGCCAAATCGCTGTTCACGCATACTCCTTCGCCATCTGCCTGAGTAGAGCCCGGCTGGCAGGGGCATCCATAGCGCTACGCCGAAGACTCTCGTACGTATGATCGTATCGCTGAACCGTGGTTGATTTTGCGAGATACAAGCCACCCGTGAAATTTTCTGTGTAGACCACGGGCGGATCGACCGGCTGTCCATCTTTATCCGTGCCGAACTCCAGGATGACGAACGGCCCAACCGCGACTCCAACGGGGAACCCAGCGCTGAACGGCAGGATCTGCAAATTCACGTTGGGTCGGGTGGTCATGTCGGCCAGGTGCCTCATCTGGGTCGCCATGACATTCGACCCGCCAACCATTCCCCGGAGCACCGACTCTCGAAGGATTACGTCGAGCGATGCCGGAAGATACTTGCGGGTGATTCTGGTTTGCCTTCGCATTCGCAACCTCACCCTGCGTGCATGCTCGTCGGCGTCGTCGTCAGGAAAGCCCGACCGGATGAGCACGCTCGCATACGCTGGCGTCTGCAGTAACCCTGGTACGAGTTCAGGCTCGTAGGTCTTCAGCCGCTGTGCCGATGCCTCCAGACCGACATAGAAGTCGAAGTTCTTCGGCAGCAGGTCGACGTACTCATACCACCAGCCCAGCTCGTTACCTTGTACCGCAAGCGCTTTCATTGCCGCCGTGTGGTCGGCATCGAACTCGTAGATCGTGCACAGCGCCTCGATATCGATCTCGCGCAGTTCGGCCACCTGCCCCTTCTCCATGCGGTGGAGCGTGCTGCCACTGCGTTGTATCAGCCTGGCCGCCTCGTGGAGCGTCAGCCCGCGTTCCTGCCTCCCATTGCGCAGATACTTCCCCAACTGACGCCGTGCCAGGCTTGGTCCGTCCTCCGACATGCCTGCCTCCCTTCAGGTTTCACTGTTCGGATCAGGAGATCACGCTGCGATCCAGTCGGCGGCAACATAGCGGATTTCCATGCGATCAGGGCATAACCCCAGGACAAGTTGCATCTGGTGGCATATTCGCGGTTCTAGGTCAACACCGGTGCGTCCCGATCCTTGGGAATATGGGACCCGTCATGAACCTCGGTAGGAGCACACGGCTGGAGGAACGCTCGGTCCGAACCCGGCGGTACCGGTCCGAACCCGCAGGATCGAAACCAATCGAGACCGTCTTTGCGTCCCAATGGAACCGATTGACCGTTTCACGCGTCCAGTACAGTAAGCGGACGAAAAGCGAGGGAGTGCCAGCCGATGGAAGTGGGGCAATCGGCCGCAAATGCGCTGTATCAGCAAGCCACTGGGGGAACATTCCGGATGGAGGCCGACGCCGCACGTCGGTGCGCCGAGGTCTACACGAGGTTCGTCGAGACGACGCTCGATCCAGAGATAAATCGATCGATTCGTTTGCAGCGGCTCGATGGCTTCGGTGGGTTCGAGTCGGCCAAGCAGCTTCAAGACGGTTTTTCGCGCAAGGCTGTGCAGATGACGGATGCTCTCAACGGGATGAAAGAGGCTGCATTGAAGATGGCGGCGGCTTACCTGCGTGCTGGTCAGCTAGTAGAGGAAGCCGACGCCGTGTATGCGCGGTCGGTCAGTACCGCTACCTCGGAGGTGCAGTCTTCATGAGGGGAACCCGCAATACTTGGCTGGCGCTATTTGCGATAACGATCGCACCAGTCGCGGTGAGCTGTTCCTCCGGCAGCGACGCCACACAGCACCCGGCCGATTCAGGTCAAACCACGTCGACCACCGCGACACAATCAGCGCGGCCGACATTGACCAACCCCAAGCTTCAACCGCCGTCGCAGGATAACCAGTACACCGCCAGCACGGGACGCCCCAAGGTCGTCTTCGACCCGTGTACATGGATCAGCGATGACACAGCTCGACGAGCTGGATTCGATCCCGCATCCCGGGCACGTGGCGACGACCTCGTGGCCGAGTACAGCTTCCTCACCTGCGACTTTCGCTCAACTTTGCGAAACCTGCAATTGAACTCAGGAAACGCGACTTGGGCGGAAGACCTCGCTAAGGTCGGCTCATACAGCGAGCCGATCGCTGTGAACGGACGCCAAGCCCTGTTGGTCCATGACCCCGCCACGTCCATGAAGCGGAGTTGCCAGGTTGATGTCCAGACCAAGGTGGGTTTCGTGCAGATAGCAGTCGATCTCACCGACCGCGCCCCCCGAGACCTCAACCCCTGCGACAGCATCACCGACATCGCCTCCACCATCGAACCGGAGATCGGCAAGGACAACTGACGATGACCGGCCTCGACATTAACGATGTTCCCTCGGCGCTCGGTGCATTCGATTCGAGCCGCAAGCCGGATACAACCCAACCGAGCACGCTTGCGCGCGGTCAGCAGCAGGGTGCGGAGCAATATGAGACGAAACTTGCTGCCGACGGCCAGGATCCGGCGTACATCACTCGGATGGAGCAGTTCGAGGGCCATACCCACGAGGAGATCTACACCAACGCCCAGCAGATGAGTCCGGGCATCATGCATCACCAGGCCGATACGTGGATCAGCATCGCCACCGCGCTGAGCGGTGGGCTGTTCGGCGCGAATCTCGCGATTCAGAAGGCATTGGCCTCGGGCATCGAGGGTGCCATGGCCGATGCGGCTCTTGCTGCGGCGCAGACGTTCTATCGGCAGGCAAGTGATGTCGAGCAGGTCATCAATGCCTGTGGGCACCGGATAAAGGGCGTGGCGTCAGCCGCCGAAGTGGTGAAGATGACGGTGCCGCCACCGTCCGCGGCGCAGGGGAGCAGGGGTTCGGCGACCTCGCTGGACCCCGCGCAGGTCATTATTTCCGCGGTCGGCGCGGGTCTGGTCGGGGACGGTGACAGCCAGGAGGTCGCCTATCAGCGCGGTATCGAGGCGCTGCATCGCACCGCGATCGACACCATGAACAACAACTACAAACCGTCGTACGGTCCTGCTGGGTCCGGAGTCCCGACATTCGTGCCGGTCACGTCGCCGGGCGGGGGCAACGAGGGTGGTACCGGGCCGGGCGGCGATAACGGG
Protein-coding sequences here:
- a CDS encoding DUF397 domain-containing protein; this translates as MNSDLAGAEWFKSRHSGAAENCVEVAFLPNTLVGVRDSKNPSGPALVFTPAEWSAFTAATTRGEFDR
- a CDS encoding helix-turn-helix transcriptional regulator — protein: MSEDGPSLARRQLGKYLRNGRQERGLTLHEAARLIQRSGSTLHRMEKGQVAELREIDIEALCTIYEFDADHTAAMKALAVQGNELGWWYEYVDLLPKNFDFYVGLEASAQRLKTYEPELVPGLLQTPAYASVLIRSGFPDDDADEHARRVRLRMRRQTRITRKYLPASLDVILRESVLRGMVGGSNVMATQMRHLADMTTRPNVNLQILPFSAGFPVGVAVGPFVILEFGTDKDGQPVDPPVVYTENFTGGLYLAKSTTVQRYDHTYESLRRSAMDAPASRALLRQMAKEYA
- a CDS encoding WXG100 family type VII secretion target, with the protein product MSATGGLSNQNLSVVPDDVQAIGQYVYNIADTMKQALDSAAREVETLLTSDWTGDAADEFATGWTETHDGGTQLMQALTSLADKLGVTAANYKNTDTGNASGISSLDLP
- a CDS encoding DUF3558 domain-containing protein, which encodes MRGTRNTWLALFAITIAPVAVSCSSGSDATQHPADSGQTTSTTATQSARPTLTNPKLQPPSQDNQYTASTGRPKVVFDPCTWISDDTARRAGFDPASRARGDDLVAEYSFLTCDFRSTLRNLQLNSGNATWAEDLAKVGSYSEPIAVNGRQALLVHDPATSMKRSCQVDVQTKVGFVQIAVDLTDRAPRDLNPCDSITDIASTIEPEIGKDN
- a CDS encoding DUF397 domain-containing protein, whose translation is MNLDLTNADWFKSSHSGGSSDCVEVAFLPNTLVGVRDSKNPSGPALMFTPAEWSAFTAATTRGEFDH